One segment of Streptomyces sp. NBC_00576 DNA contains the following:
- the rsfS gene encoding ribosome silencing factor yields MTATDRSIELISAAAQAAADKLAHDIIAYDVSDVLSITDAFLLASAPNDRQVKSIVDEIEERLSKELGTKPVRREGDREARWVLLDYVDIVVHVQHSEERVFYALERLWKDCPELELPADAKATRGKAAEHAKLRAEEDTADFGGLR; encoded by the coding sequence GTGACCGCCACTGACCGTTCCATCGAGCTCATCTCCGCCGCCGCGCAGGCGGCTGCCGACAAGCTCGCGCACGACATCATCGCCTACGACGTCAGCGACGTGCTGTCGATCACGGACGCCTTCCTGCTGGCCTCCGCACCCAACGACCGCCAGGTCAAGTCGATCGTCGACGAGATCGAGGAGCGGCTCAGCAAGGAACTCGGCACCAAGCCGGTCCGCCGCGAGGGCGACCGCGAGGCCCGCTGGGTGCTCCTGGACTACGTCGACATCGTCGTCCACGTCCAGCACAGCGAGGAGCGCGTCTTCTACGCCCTGGAGCGGCTCTGGAAGGACTGCCCCGAGCTGGAACTGCCCGCCGACGCCAAGGCCACCCGCGGCAAGGCCGCCGAACACGCCAAGCTGCGCGCCGAGGAGGACACCGCCGACTTCGGAGGTCTGCGGTGA
- a CDS encoding phospholipase D-like domain-containing protein has product MNLAPRASNHNHNHNHGHSRRSDRFAAILASLSLAAGLQLGLAGDASAAVTAGPVFNNPTGTVAEQRAVRTRLLDYIGQSESGSSVRASVYHLWDEGLAQALADAHTRGVDVQLMLDSSDVSGADDPSYGILSSALGTDLAQSSFVGLCPVDRSCLGQPAQGASINHNKFWLFSQLDGASDVVVQTSSNMTPSSYSRFWNDAYVLPDNTAIYTAYRDYFTELTGRDWANWRYTSTTSSPYKAYFFPRPADDPSPGDTITAVLDNVTCTYTESGTTKHTKVRVGMFKLTRLAVAQKLVALQKAGCAVDIVYSQTDSGSSSGTWETLHASGGPALRCYNWDDDGNTKTAARIIHSKYLLIEGKYDGTASQKVLWTGSHNYSGPALTKNDEALLKVDSNADHDAYVTAFNAAKAAAVPGTADSTNACKGISGTTED; this is encoded by the coding sequence GTGAATCTCGCGCCTCGCGCGTCAAACCACAACCACAACCACAACCACGGTCACAGCCGCAGATCCGACCGTTTCGCCGCGATCCTGGCCTCGCTCTCGCTCGCCGCCGGGCTCCAACTCGGCCTGGCCGGCGACGCGTCCGCCGCCGTCACCGCAGGCCCGGTCTTCAACAACCCGACCGGAACGGTCGCCGAGCAGCGGGCCGTCCGCACCCGACTCCTCGACTACATAGGCCAGTCGGAGTCGGGCTCGTCCGTCCGGGCCTCGGTCTACCACCTGTGGGACGAGGGCCTCGCCCAGGCTCTCGCCGACGCCCACACCCGCGGCGTCGACGTGCAGCTGATGCTGGACTCGAGCGACGTCAGCGGCGCCGACGACCCCTCGTACGGCATCCTGAGCTCGGCGCTCGGCACCGACCTCGCCCAGAGCTCGTTCGTCGGACTGTGCCCGGTCGACAGGTCCTGCCTGGGGCAGCCCGCCCAGGGCGCCTCCATCAACCACAACAAGTTCTGGCTGTTCTCGCAGCTCGACGGCGCGTCCGACGTCGTCGTACAGACCTCGTCGAACATGACGCCGTCCAGCTACAGCCGCTTCTGGAACGACGCGTACGTCCTGCCGGACAACACGGCGATCTACACCGCGTACCGCGACTACTTCACGGAGCTGACCGGCAGGGACTGGGCGAACTGGCGGTACACCTCCACCACCAGCAGCCCGTACAAGGCGTACTTCTTCCCGCGCCCCGCCGACGATCCCTCTCCGGGTGACACCATCACCGCCGTTCTCGACAACGTCACCTGCACCTACACCGAGAGCGGCACGACGAAGCACACCAAGGTGCGGGTCGGGATGTTCAAGCTCACGCGGCTGGCCGTGGCCCAGAAGCTGGTCGCGCTGCAGAAGGCCGGCTGCGCGGTCGACATCGTCTACTCACAGACGGACAGCGGCAGTTCGAGCGGCACCTGGGAGACCCTGCATGCTTCGGGCGGCCCGGCCCTGCGCTGTTACAACTGGGACGACGACGGCAACACGAAGACCGCCGCGCGCATCATCCACTCCAAGTACCTGCTGATCGAGGGCAAGTACGACGGCACGGCGAGCCAGAAGGTCCTGTGGACCGGCAGCCACAACTACTCCGGCCCGGCCCTCACCAAGAACGACGAGGCGCTTCTGAAGGTCGACAGCAACGCGGACCACGACGCCTACGTCACCGCCTTCAACGCGGCCAAAGCAGCGGCGGTCCCCGGCACGGCCGACAGCACCAACGCCTGCAAGGGCATCAGCGGCACGACTGAGGACTAG
- a CDS encoding histidine phosphatase family protein yields the protein MTAPASAGSRRKPGPGRRVILWRHGQTSWNVERRFQGTTDVELTETGIGQARRAARLLASLKPDAIVASDLRRAADTAGELAELTGLTVTHDEGLRETYAGVWQGLTHEEIIARHGDEYAAWKRGEPIRRGGGELETEVADRAAPVVLRHADKVPEEGTLVVVSHGGTIRTTIGRLLGLESHHWESLGGLSNCCWSVLGEGARGWRLLEHNAGTLPEPVLGDDD from the coding sequence GTGACCGCCCCCGCGTCCGCCGGGTCCCGCCGCAAGCCGGGCCCGGGCCGTCGCGTCATCCTGTGGCGCCATGGTCAGACGTCGTGGAACGTGGAGCGGCGCTTCCAGGGCACCACGGACGTCGAGCTCACCGAGACCGGCATCGGGCAGGCCCGCCGTGCCGCCCGGCTGCTCGCCTCCCTGAAGCCCGACGCGATCGTCGCCTCGGACCTCCGGCGCGCGGCGGACACCGCGGGCGAACTCGCCGAGCTCACCGGCCTCACGGTGACGCACGACGAGGGCCTGCGCGAGACCTACGCGGGCGTCTGGCAGGGGCTGACGCACGAGGAGATCATCGCCCGCCACGGAGACGAGTACGCCGCGTGGAAGCGCGGTGAGCCGATCCGCCGCGGCGGCGGTGAACTGGAGACCGAGGTCGCCGACCGCGCCGCCCCCGTGGTGCTGCGGCACGCCGACAAGGTCCCCGAGGAGGGCACCCTCGTGGTGGTCAGCCACGGCGGCACCATCCGGACCACCATAGGGCGCCTGCTCGGCCTGGAGTCCCACCACTGGGAGAGCCTCGGCGGTCTCTCCAACTGCTGCTGGTCCGTCCTCGGCGAGGGCGCCCGTGGCTGGCGTCTCCTGGAGCACAACGCCGGCACACTGCCCGAGCCGGTCCTCGGCGACGACGACTGA
- a CDS encoding SCO2584 family spore wall biosynthesis protein — MPEDVGGTPFFPDGWEPDDDHDRGVSDEEFASVVFDEAFVQAAVVHEPTAVERLLAAAQARAEASEAEARRAHARGLRGDDERYEDGFGPDDPAYFGHDPDLDDLDDAEILEGRYGAPGTHGKQVSRWHRPVAWMLALVMGIGMVALAFTAVYRGSSSSRQEQVPPPASTGLEQGSGPSIGASTGTSPSASADYSQPAVSAIPRTP, encoded by the coding sequence GTGCCGGAGGACGTGGGGGGCACGCCGTTCTTCCCTGACGGCTGGGAGCCCGACGACGACCACGACCGCGGGGTGTCGGACGAAGAGTTCGCCTCCGTGGTCTTCGACGAGGCCTTCGTACAGGCGGCCGTGGTGCACGAGCCGACCGCCGTCGAACGCCTCCTGGCCGCCGCGCAGGCGAGAGCGGAGGCCTCCGAGGCCGAGGCGCGCCGGGCGCACGCCAGGGGCCTCAGAGGGGACGACGAGCGCTACGAAGACGGCTTCGGGCCCGACGACCCCGCCTATTTCGGCCATGATCCGGATCTCGACGACCTGGACGACGCCGAGATCCTGGAGGGCCGCTACGGCGCTCCAGGGACGCACGGCAAACAGGTCTCCCGCTGGCACCGTCCCGTCGCCTGGATGCTCGCCCTCGTGATGGGGATCGGCATGGTCGCGCTGGCGTTCACGGCGGTCTACCGGGGGTCGTCCTCCAGCCGTCAGGAACAGGTGCCGCCGCCCGCCTCGACCGGTCTTGAACAGGGCAGTGGACCGAGCATCGGAGCGAGTACCGGAACGAGTCCTTCGGCCTCGGCCGACTACTCCCAGCCAGCCGTCTCGGCGATCCCGCGCACTCCCTGA
- a CDS encoding SCO2583 family membrane protein, producing MGGPGDPPEGTPEAAPGGGEDEYRSVVFDESFVRAARLQEFSAQERLDDHAPAVRRRQPLHRGLSRQVLILVVLIAVAFGTAIYMGVRNPYQSPVAELSPEPLRMTVIPLAPQGAVPGATDPEQLFAHSPAAQFGTGAEGIALPATRRTAHFSDGQVVSALTAAKDYLVESSLYPEVLAGSEVRAVRVMLDPDQLDQFDQSFDRPAADGRHAPTGWLVRFDPSHAQLADDRIRVRGTLRVTETDSTTLEVVADHTFVYALRPTGADEQAKASLFTVRRELHFSFDRDDLRMHQARLVVSYVQAGPLSCAEDSSNHFRPLLAGQTAKEGGPAGTDPYATGGATALCGSMAAGAQPKV from the coding sequence ATGGGCGGACCAGGAGACCCACCTGAGGGGACACCCGAGGCTGCCCCTGGTGGCGGCGAGGACGAGTACCGATCCGTCGTCTTCGACGAGTCGTTCGTCCGCGCTGCCCGGCTTCAGGAGTTCTCCGCACAGGAGCGCCTGGACGACCACGCACCCGCTGTACGCCGTCGCCAGCCCCTGCACCGGGGGCTGTCCCGGCAGGTGCTGATCCTGGTCGTGCTGATCGCCGTGGCCTTCGGCACCGCGATCTACATGGGCGTACGGAACCCGTACCAGAGCCCGGTCGCCGAGCTGTCCCCCGAGCCGCTGCGGATGACCGTCATCCCGCTCGCGCCGCAGGGTGCCGTGCCCGGCGCAACCGATCCCGAACAACTGTTCGCGCATAGTCCGGCGGCGCAGTTCGGCACAGGCGCCGAGGGCATCGCGCTGCCCGCCACGCGGCGCACCGCGCACTTCTCGGACGGTCAGGTCGTCAGCGCCCTGACCGCCGCCAAGGACTACCTGGTGGAGTCCTCGCTCTATCCGGAGGTGCTCGCCGGCAGCGAGGTCCGTGCCGTGCGGGTGATGCTCGACCCGGACCAGCTCGACCAGTTCGACCAGAGTTTCGACCGCCCGGCCGCCGACGGCAGGCACGCGCCCACCGGATGGCTGGTCCGCTTCGACCCCTCCCACGCTCAGCTGGCCGACGACAGGATCCGGGTGCGGGGAACCCTGCGGGTCACCGAGACCGACTCGACGACCCTTGAGGTCGTCGCGGACCACACGTTCGTGTACGCGCTGCGGCCGACCGGGGCCGACGAGCAGGCGAAGGCGTCCCTGTTCACCGTCCGGCGCGAACTGCACTTCAGCTTCGACCGTGACGACCTGCGGATGCACCAGGCCCGGCTGGTCGTCTCCTACGTCCAGGCCGGGCCGCTGTCCTGCGCCGAGGACTCCTCGAACCACTTCCGCCCGCTGCTGGCCGGTCAGACCGCCAAGGAGGGTGGACCCGCCGGTACGGATCCGTACGCGACGGGCGGCGCGACGGCGCTGTGCGGCTCGATGGCGGCGGGGGCGCAGCCGAAGGTGTGA
- a CDS encoding M48 family metallopeptidase gives MSDDSHESNGHGPEGPEGHEHVPSRQRTRFPGISSRAYEHPADRSALVALRRLSGFDTVFKALSGLLPERSLRLLFLSDSVRVSDQQFVHLDAMLRDACHILDLEKVPPMYVNQDPQPNAMCIGLDEPIIVVTTGLVELLDEEEMRAVIGHEVGHALSGHSVYRTILLFLTNLALRVAWIPLGNIAIMAIVTGLREWFRKSELSADRAGLLVGQDLKASMRGLMKIAGGNHLHEMNVDAFLAQAEEYEAGGDLRDSVLKILNVLPRTHPFTTVRAAELKKWAESRDFQRIMDGHYPRRTEDKDTSVSDSFRQSAASYATNVKNSKDPLMKLVTDIAGGAGDLGGRVRRGFGGYGNSAPGEAPPKDQPSRDDD, from the coding sequence ATGTCCGACGACAGCCACGAGAGCAACGGGCACGGGCCGGAGGGGCCCGAGGGTCACGAGCACGTGCCCAGCAGGCAGCGCACCCGCTTCCCGGGGATCTCCTCGCGGGCGTACGAGCACCCGGCCGACCGCTCCGCACTGGTCGCCCTGCGCAGGCTCAGCGGGTTCGACACCGTCTTCAAGGCGCTCAGCGGACTGCTTCCCGAGCGCAGTCTGCGGCTGCTGTTCCTGTCCGACTCCGTGCGCGTCTCGGACCAGCAGTTCGTGCACCTCGACGCCATGCTGCGGGACGCCTGCCACATCCTGGACCTGGAGAAGGTCCCGCCGATGTACGTCAACCAGGACCCGCAGCCCAACGCGATGTGCATCGGCCTGGACGAGCCGATCATCGTCGTCACCACCGGTCTCGTCGAGCTGCTCGACGAGGAGGAAATGCGGGCGGTCATCGGGCACGAGGTCGGACACGCCCTCTCCGGACACTCCGTCTACCGGACGATACTGCTCTTCCTGACCAACCTGGCCCTCCGCGTCGCCTGGATTCCGCTCGGCAACATCGCGATCATGGCGATCGTCACGGGACTGCGCGAGTGGTTCCGCAAGTCGGAGCTGTCCGCCGACCGCGCGGGGCTGCTCGTCGGTCAGGACCTCAAGGCCTCCATGCGCGGCCTGATGAAGATCGCCGGCGGCAACCACCTGCATGAGATGAACGTGGACGCGTTCCTCGCCCAGGCCGAGGAGTACGAGGCGGGGGGCGACCTGCGTGACTCCGTACTGAAGATCCTCAACGTCCTCCCCCGCACCCATCCCTTCACCACCGTGCGCGCCGCCGAGCTGAAGAAGTGGGCGGAGTCCCGCGACTTCCAGCGGATCATGGACGGCCACTACCCGCGCCGTACCGAGGACAAGGACACCTCGGTCTCCGACTCCTTCCGCCAGTCGGCGGCGAGCTACGCGACCAATGTCAAGAACTCCAAGGACCCGCTGATGAAGCTGGTCACCGACATCGCCGGCGGAGCGGGCGACCTCGGCGGCCGGGTCCGGCGCGGATTCGGGGGATACGGCAACTCCGCGCCCGGCGAAGCGCCGCCAAAGGACCAGCCGTCCCGCGACGACGACTGA
- the nadD gene encoding nicotinate-nucleotide adenylyltransferase, producing the protein MGEQDMPTGPANNAGDRPAREAENRPVLRRGAGNGPSSPGKRRLGVMGGTFDPIHHGHLVAASEVAAQFHLDEVVFVPTGQPWQKTNRSVSPAEDRYLMTVIATAENPQFSVSRIDLDRGGPTYTTDTLRDLRALNQDTDLFFITGADALGQILTWRDADELFSLAHFIGVTRPGHTLTDPGLPEGGVSLVEVPALAISSTDCRARVAKGDPVWYLVPDGVVRYIDKRELYRGE; encoded by the coding sequence ATGGGAGAGCAGGACATGCCTACCGGTCCGGCGAACAACGCCGGCGACCGTCCGGCGCGCGAGGCGGAGAACCGTCCGGTGCTCCGGCGCGGGGCCGGCAACGGCCCGTCGAGCCCGGGCAAGCGGCGCCTCGGCGTCATGGGCGGCACATTCGATCCGATCCACCACGGGCACCTCGTGGCGGCCAGTGAGGTCGCCGCGCAGTTCCACCTCGACGAGGTGGTGTTCGTACCGACCGGGCAGCCGTGGCAGAAGACCAACCGCAGTGTGTCGCCGGCCGAGGACCGTTACCTGATGACGGTCATCGCGACCGCCGAGAACCCGCAGTTCTCGGTCAGCCGCATCGACCTCGACCGCGGTGGCCCGACATACACGACGGACACCCTGCGCGACCTGCGCGCGCTCAACCAGGACACGGACCTGTTCTTCATCACGGGGGCCGACGCGCTCGGCCAGATCCTCACCTGGCGCGATGCCGACGAACTGTTCTCCCTCGCGCACTTCATCGGAGTCACCCGGCCCGGCCACACCCTGACCGACCCGGGACTTCCGGAGGGCGGTGTCTCGCTCGTCGAGGTTCCCGCCCTGGCCATCTCGTCCACAGACTGCCGTGCGAGGGTCGCCAAGGGCGACCCGGTCTGGTATCTGGTGCCGGACGGTGTGGTGCGCTACATCGACAAGCGCGAGCTGTACCGCGGCGAGTGA
- a CDS encoding glutamate-5-semialdehyde dehydrogenase, with product MTTLSPYDSMSPVTQAAYRAKAAAADLAPLPRAEKDDALLAIADALEVRTSEIVEANARDIARAREAGTSETVIDRLKLTPERVRAIASDVRDVVALPDPVGEVVRGSTLPNGIDLRQVRVPLGVVGIIYEARPNVTVDAAALCLKSGNAVLLRGSSSAFESNTALVRVLRDAVGGAGLPADAVQLVPGEGRESVRELMRARGLVDVLIPRGGASLIRTVVQESTVPVIETGTGNCHVYVDAQADLDMAIDILLNSKAQRPSVCNSAETLLVHQDIAPEFLPRALDALAEAGVTVHADERVLAYAKDSKATVVEATPEDWETEYLSYDIAAAVVDSLDRAVEHIRLWTSGHTEAIVTTSQQAARRFTQLVDSTTVAVNASTRFTDGGQFGFGAEIGISTQKLHARGPMGLPELTSTKYIVTGDGHIRR from the coding sequence ATGACCACGCTTTCGCCGTACGACTCGATGTCCCCGGTCACACAGGCCGCCTACCGCGCCAAGGCCGCCGCCGCCGACCTCGCCCCCCTTCCGCGGGCCGAGAAGGACGACGCGCTGCTCGCCATCGCGGACGCGCTGGAGGTCCGTACCAGCGAAATCGTCGAGGCCAACGCCAGGGACATCGCCCGCGCGCGCGAGGCCGGCACCAGCGAGACGGTCATCGACCGGCTGAAGCTCACCCCGGAGCGGGTGCGCGCGATCGCCTCCGACGTACGGGACGTGGTGGCGCTGCCCGACCCGGTCGGCGAGGTCGTCCGCGGCTCCACCCTCCCCAACGGCATCGACCTGCGCCAGGTCCGCGTCCCGCTGGGCGTCGTCGGCATCATCTACGAGGCCCGCCCGAACGTGACGGTCGACGCCGCCGCCCTCTGCCTCAAGTCCGGCAACGCGGTCCTGCTGCGCGGCTCGTCCTCCGCGTTCGAGTCGAACACCGCCCTGGTACGGGTGCTGCGCGACGCCGTCGGCGGGGCCGGCCTGCCTGCCGACGCCGTGCAGCTCGTACCCGGCGAGGGCCGCGAGTCCGTACGGGAACTGATGCGCGCCCGTGGTCTGGTCGACGTACTCATCCCGCGCGGCGGCGCCTCCCTGATCCGGACCGTCGTCCAGGAGTCGACCGTTCCCGTCATCGAGACCGGCACGGGCAACTGCCATGTGTACGTGGACGCGCAGGCCGATCTCGACATGGCGATCGACATCCTCCTCAACTCCAAGGCGCAGCGCCCCAGCGTCTGCAACTCCGCCGAGACGCTCCTCGTCCACCAGGACATCGCCCCCGAGTTCCTGCCGCGCGCCCTCGACGCGCTGGCCGAGGCCGGGGTCACCGTGCACGCCGACGAGCGCGTGCTGGCGTACGCGAAGGACTCGAAGGCCACGGTGGTCGAGGCGACCCCGGAGGACTGGGAGACCGAGTACCTGTCGTACGACATCGCCGCCGCCGTCGTCGACTCGCTGGACCGGGCCGTCGAGCACATCCGGCTGTGGACCTCCGGGCACACGGAGGCGATCGTGACGACCTCGCAGCAGGCCGCCCGCCGCTTCACCCAGCTGGTCGACTCGACGACGGTCGCCGTCAACGCCTCGACGCGCTTCACCGACGGGGGTCAGTTCGGTTTCGGCGCGGAGATCGGCATCTCGACGCAGAAGCTCCACGCGCGCGGGCCGATGGGGCTGCCTGAGCTGACCAGCACGAAGTACATCGTCACAGGTGACGGGCACATTCGCCGCTGA
- the proB gene encoding glutamate 5-kinase — translation MAGARQAVAEAHRIVVKVGSSSLTTATGGLDADRVDALVDVLAKSRSGGEKEIVLVSSGAIAAGLAPLGLRRRPKDLARQQAAASVGQGLLVARYTASCARHGIRVGQVLLTSDDTSRRAHHRNASRTLDKLLAMGALPVVNENDTVATDEIRFGDNDRLAALVAHLVRADLLVLLSDIDGVYDGDPSKPGTARIAEVRSPADLAHVDIGSAGKAGVGTGGMVTKVEAARIAAAAGIPVVLTSAIHAADALAGRDTGTYFHATGRRSADRLLWLQHASTPQGSLTLDDGAVRAVVDRRTSLLPAGIAAVEGEFVAGDPVELRDSAGHAVARGLVNFDAKEIPQLIGRSTRELARELGPAYEREVVHRDDLVILNP, via the coding sequence GTGGCAGGGGCAAGGCAGGCCGTCGCAGAGGCCCACAGGATTGTCGTCAAAGTGGGTTCCTCGTCGCTGACCACCGCGACCGGCGGCCTCGACGCCGACCGGGTCGACGCGCTCGTCGACGTCCTCGCCAAGAGCCGCAGCGGCGGCGAGAAGGAGATCGTTCTCGTCTCCTCCGGTGCCATCGCCGCAGGTCTCGCCCCCCTCGGCCTGCGTCGGCGCCCCAAGGACCTGGCCCGCCAGCAGGCCGCCGCCAGCGTCGGGCAGGGGCTCCTCGTCGCCCGCTACACCGCCTCCTGCGCCCGCCACGGCATCCGTGTCGGCCAGGTGCTCCTGACCTCCGACGACACCAGCCGGCGCGCCCACCACCGCAACGCCTCACGCACCCTCGACAAGCTCCTCGCGATGGGCGCGCTCCCGGTCGTCAACGAGAACGACACCGTCGCCACGGACGAGATCCGCTTCGGCGACAACGACCGCCTCGCGGCCCTCGTCGCCCACCTCGTACGTGCAGACCTCCTCGTCCTGCTGTCCGACATCGACGGCGTGTACGACGGCGACCCCAGCAAGCCCGGCACGGCACGCATCGCCGAGGTGCGTAGCCCCGCCGACCTCGCCCACGTCGACATCGGCAGCGCGGGCAAGGCCGGCGTCGGCACCGGCGGCATGGTCACCAAGGTCGAGGCCGCGCGGATCGCCGCCGCCGCCGGCATCCCCGTGGTCCTGACCAGCGCGATCCACGCTGCCGACGCCCTCGCCGGCCGGGACACGGGCACCTACTTCCACGCCACCGGCAGGCGCTCCGCCGACCGCCTCCTCTGGCTCCAGCACGCCTCCACCCCGCAGGGCTCGCTCACCCTCGACGACGGCGCCGTGCGCGCGGTGGTGGACCGGCGTACGTCGCTGCTGCCGGCCGGTATCGCCGCCGTCGAGGGCGAGTTCGTCGCGGGCGACCCGGTCGAACTGCGCGACAGCGCGGGCCACGCCGTCGCACGCGGGCTCGTCAACTTCGACGCCAAGGAGATCCCCCAGCTGATCGGCCGCTCGACCCGCGAACTGGCCCGCGAACTGGGTCCCGCGTACGAGCGCGAGGTCGTGCACAGGGACGACCTCGTCATCCTGAATCCTTAG
- a CDS encoding LCP family protein, translated as MNDRYDSGYDGDQQYEIVGYDDYGRPIYQQVAPPQQYQQQVQPGQQPYDPYAQQAPQTQGYEGYGYDPYTTGQQQPVPSYDPYGPGAPATGYDPYGQAASSGQQPRVAEQTAPSVPTPRTAQAEQTAHVPQQGRPVEDDGPRAPGGPQPQGERDYSTQQFAFVEEPTGDSEDVIDWLNFTENRTERREEAKRRARGRAIALVVVLALVAVGGVGYLWYAGKLPGASSSDTKAGGATSAAAQQRDVVVVHLHNTKKGGTSTVLLVDNTTTKQGATVLLPNSLALTDDNGSTTTLAKSVDGDGSSGTRDALDTVLGTDIEGTWRLDTPYLQNLVELVGNIDIDTNADVPDPDATKKGTAPLVKKGEGQTLSGKMAVAYATYLAAGEAQNAQLERFGQVMQGVLRKLSSDTQAATVTVQTLAQILDPSLTDKDLGSFLARLADLAKGGDYKTALLPVQGDGTLSAQASSAVVKTVLGGTAKSPDKDAAVRVSVQNATGDKGATEQARVALLNGGFTFLEAGTAGAARATSQVTYTDAADKENATEAAKTLGLPATSVKKGTATSNADVSVVLGQDYKAGS; from the coding sequence GTGAACGACCGATACGACTCGGGGTACGACGGCGACCAGCAGTACGAGATCGTCGGCTACGACGACTACGGCCGGCCCATATATCAGCAGGTGGCGCCGCCACAGCAGTACCAGCAACAGGTACAGCCGGGGCAGCAGCCGTACGACCCGTACGCGCAGCAGGCGCCCCAGACCCAGGGGTACGAGGGGTACGGCTACGACCCGTACACGACCGGGCAGCAGCAGCCCGTCCCCTCGTACGACCCGTACGGCCCCGGGGCCCCGGCCACCGGGTACGACCCCTACGGGCAGGCGGCGAGCAGTGGCCAGCAGCCCCGGGTCGCCGAGCAGACGGCGCCCTCGGTACCGACGCCACGGACCGCGCAGGCCGAACAGACCGCCCACGTGCCGCAGCAGGGCAGGCCGGTCGAGGACGACGGTCCGCGAGCTCCGGGGGGTCCGCAGCCTCAGGGTGAACGCGACTACAGCACCCAGCAGTTCGCCTTCGTCGAGGAGCCCACCGGCGACTCCGAGGACGTCATCGACTGGCTGAACTTCACCGAGAACCGCACCGAACGGCGCGAGGAGGCCAAGCGCCGCGCCCGCGGCCGCGCCATCGCGCTGGTCGTCGTCCTCGCCCTGGTGGCGGTGGGCGGGGTCGGCTATCTCTGGTACGCGGGAAAGCTGCCCGGCGCGTCCTCCTCGGACACGAAGGCGGGCGGTGCGACCAGCGCGGCGGCCCAGCAGCGGGACGTGGTCGTCGTCCACCTGCACAACACCAAGAAGGGCGGCACCTCGACGGTGCTGCTCGTCGACAACACCACCACGAAGCAGGGCGCCACCGTCCTGCTGCCCAACTCCCTCGCCCTGACCGACGACAACGGCTCCACGACCACGCTCGCCAAGTCGGTCGACGGTGACGGCTCCTCCGGGACGCGCGACGCGCTCGACACCGTCCTCGGCACCGACATCGAGGGCACCTGGCGGCTCGACACCCCCTACCTGCAGAACCTCGTCGAGCTGGTCGGCAACATCGACATCGACACGAACGCCGACGTACCCGACCCGGACGCCACGAAGAAGGGCACGGCGCCCCTGGTGAAGAAGGGTGAGGGCCAGACCCTCAGCGGCAAGATGGCCGTCGCCTACGCCACCTACCTCGCCGCCGGCGAGGCCCAGAACGCCCAGCTGGAGCGGTTCGGGCAGGTCATGCAGGGCGTGCTGCGCAAGCTTTCCTCCGACACCCAGGCCGCGACGGTGACCGTGCAGACGCTGGCGCAGATCCTCGACCCCTCGCTGACCGACAAGGACCTCGGCAGCTTCCTCGCCAGGCTCGCCGACCTCGCCAAGGGCGGCGACTACAAGACCGCGCTGCTGCCCGTCCAGGGTGACGGCACCCTGAGCGCCCAGGCCAGCTCCGCGGTCGTCAAGACGGTGCTCGGCGGCACCGCCAAGAGCCCCGACAAGGACGCCGCGGTCCGTGTCTCCGTCCAGAACGCCACGGGCGACAAGGGCGCCACCGAGCAGGCTCGCGTCGCCCTCCTCAATGGCGGCTTCACCTTCCTGGAGGCCGGTACGGCCGGCGCCGCCCGCGCCACCTCCCAGGTCACGTATACCGACGCCGCCGACAAGGAGAACGCCACCGAGGCGGCCAAGACACTCGGTCTGCCCGCGACCTCGGTGAAGAAGGGCACGGCCACCTCGAACGCGGACGTCTCCGTGGTCCTCGGCCAGGACTACAAAGCCGGTTCGTGA